In Haliscomenobacter hydrossis DSM 1100, the DNA window GGATGTGGTTATATGAAAGGCGAAATAAAAATACTTAATTTGGTTGAAGATTCCAAAAATCAGAATAGGAAATTCATGTATAAAACAAATCGAAATGATTAGAATATTCCTTTTTTTCTTGTTGTGTAGTCTATGCCTAAAAATGAAATTAACATCTGACACTTCCCCCTCCCTCCTCATCCTCGGCACCATCCAGGACGCCGGATCACCCCACGCGGGCTGTACCAAAGACTGCTGCAAGACCCTGTTCAAACACCCCGACCCCGCGCGTATGGTTGTCGCGCTCGGCCTGATCGACCCCGAAAATCGCCTGAACTGGCTGTTCGAAGCCACGCCAGATTTACCCCGCCAAATGAAAATACTCAAAGAGCATTCACCCTTTCGCAGCGAAGAAACACCCAACGGCATTTTTTTGACCCACGCCCATATCGGCCATTACAGCGGCCTGATGTACTTGGGGCGGGAAAGTATGAACGCCAAGGCCACGCCCGTGTACGCCATGCCGCGCATGCGGGAGTTTTTGGAAACCAACGGGCCCTGGAGCCAGTTGCTCAGTTTGAAAAACATTGCCCTACACCCCCTCCAGGATCAGGAAAGTGTCCAACTTTCATCGCAGCTCAGCGTCACCCCGCTCAAAGTGCCCCACCGCGATGAGTTTTCCGAAACGGTCGGTTTTCGCATTCAGGGGCCTAACAAATCAGCTATATTTATTCCCGACATCGACAAATGGGAGCGCTGGTCGACGGACATTGTAGCCGAAATCAAAAAGGTGGATTACGCTTTTTTGGACGCCACTTTTTACGACAATGCCGAACTGAACTACCGCAACATGGCCGAAATTCCGCACCCTTTTGTGGTAGAAAGTATGGAGCGGTTCAAGGCGCTACCGCTGGAGGAAAAGAAAAAAATCTACTTTATCCACCTCAACCACACCAATCCCTTGCTCAATAGCAAGAGTCCACAACTGAAAGCGCTGCGGAAAAACGGATTCCAGGTTGCTGAGTTCCAGCAAATTTTCCATCTTTAAGACTTACAAAAACATCAGTGCAGCATGGTATCACAATTCAACAGGATTCTCTTTTTGTTATGCATCTTGGGACTGACCCAAACCACTTGGGCCAATGTGTCCTTACCCGCCTTTTTTTCTGACAATATGGTTTTGCAACAAAACTCGGAATTGAACATTTGGGGCTGGGGCAAACCGGGAGAAAACATTGTAGTAAGTACCAGTTGGAATGCCCAATACAACACCAAAGCCAGCAACCAAGGTACCTGGTCGGTATTGGTCACAACCCCAACGGGCAGCATGACGCCCTACGACATCAGCATTAAAGGCTACAATGAAGTTTTGCTTAAAAACGTGCTGATCGGCGAAGTCTGGCTTTGTTCTGGGCAATCCAATATGGAATGGTCGGCCAACAGTAAAATCAACAACGCCGAAGAAGAGATCAAACAAGCTAGTTTCCCTACGATCCGCTTCTTTTCGGTAGAACATCGCACTGCCCTTACCCAACAAATTGACCTGGAAGGCCAGTGGGTGGAATGCAGCCCGGCCACTATGCAAAACTTCAGTGCGATCGGTTATTTTTTTGGCCGCAAATTGCAGCAAGAACTGAAAATTCCGATTGGGGTCATCAACTCCAGTTGGGGCGGTACCCCCGCCGAAACGTGGATGCCCGCTGAAGTTTTTGAACACAATGAAGTAATCAGTACGGCAGCCAAAAAACTGGAATCGGTACCCTGGGGGCCCGTTGAAATCGCCCGAATCTACAATGCCATGATCGAACCCCTGTCCAAATTTCGCATCGCCGGGGTCCTGTGGTATCAGGGTGAATCCAATGTGGGCACAGCCTATGCGTACAAAGCGACCATGACTGCGTTGATTAAGAGCTGGCGCAAAAAATGGGGTGTTGATTTTCCATTCTACTATTGCCAAATTGCGCCTTACCGGTATGGTAAATTCATGGAGGGCGCCGAATTGCGCGATGCTCAACGCAAAACACTGGATGTACCCCAAACGGGTATGGTGGTCACCAGTGACATTGGGGATACTTCCGACATTCACCCGCGGAACAAATTGGATGTGGGGCTACGCCTGGCCAACCTGGCACTAGGGCAACACTACAAAATCGATGACCGGGTCGTTTCCGGGCCACTTTACAAAGATAGCCAAGTGCAAGGGCGGCATATTTTGGTGTATTTTGACCACGCCGAAGGCTTAAACTGCAAGGGAGACCAACTCACCCATTTTGAAATCGCTGGCGAAGATGGGGTGTATCATCCCGCCGAGGCCAAAATTAAAAAAGACAACAGCGTCGAAGTTCAGTCTGATCAGGTGAAAAGACCCGTATCGGTACGTTTTGCCTGGAGCAATACGGCAACGCCAAATTTGTTCAATGGGGCAGGGCTGCCGGCTTCTTGTTTTCACTCCAACTAGATTCTTGTTTTGTTTGATGTTAAAATTCTATCACGTGCTAAACCTGGGCTAGGTTTCGTCGTCTATAGTATAAACCGAAAACCATGAAAAAAAAATTACCCGTTTTATTTTTACTGCTATTTGGAGCACTTCATTTAATTGAGGCGCACAACCCGGTTTGGACCAAAGACATTGCTCCAATCCTTTTCAAACATTGTACCTCTTGTCACAACCAAAGTGGGCTGGCGCCTTTTCCTTTGATCAGTTACGACGATGCATATTTTAACCGTTATTCAATTTTGAGTTCTATCAAAAACGGGAAAATGCCCCCTTGGCCCCCCGACCCCAATTACAGCCATTTCGTTTTCGAACGTCGCCTTAGTGCAGACGAGATCCACTTGATTGAAGAATGGGTGGGCGGTGCAGCGTCTTACGGAAATCCAATCGATGCGCCCACTCCACCCGTGTTCAGCAATGCCCCAGCGATTGCTACCCCGCAATTGAGCCTGGAAATACCAGAGTATACCATTTCCAGCAACAAAGATGTGTATCGCTGCTTTCCCATTGCCAGCGGTGTCAATGTCGATAAATTCATCACGGCTTTTGAGTGTGTACCGGGCAATGCATCGGTGGTACACCACGTATTGGTATACGCGGATACGGCCAAGACGGTACTGACTTTGGACGCACGTGACCCAGGGCCGGGATACACCAGTTTTGGCGGAGTAGGATCAAACTCCGCTGTACAGATTGGGGCCTGGGTACCGGGAAGTCGACCTACTTTTTACCCCAAAGGAATGGGACAACTGTTGGCCAAAAACGCCACTGTGATCCTGCAAGTACACTACGCTCCGGGGTCAATAGGAAAAAAAGACCGAACCCGTTTTTTGGCCAAACTCGAATCTGGCCCGATGCGTAGGCTGGAAACCTTGCCTTTACTCAATCATCTTTTCTCCCTGACGAACGGCCCTTTGGTTTTGCCAGCCAATCAGATAAAGACCATCAAATCGCAGTTTCGAGTACCGATTCAGGGCACGGTGATTGCGGTAGCGCCGCACATGCACCTCTTGGGCAAATCCATCAAGGTTTGGGGCATTACACCTAAAAAAGACACCCTCAAAGTCATCCGCATCAATAACTGGGATTTTCATTGGCAGGGCTCTTATTTGTTCCCCAAAGCCATGGTAATTCCCTTGGGTACTACCGTATATGGAGAGGCCGTGTATGACAATACCGAGAACAATTTTGACAATCCCAATACGCCCCCCAAAGAAGTGAGGGTAGGGGAGGCCACCACCGACGAAATGATGCTGGTGTACTTTACTTTTGCCGCGTATCAACTAGGCGATGAAAATTTGGTCTTAGCCCCTTCCGAAGTCACGGCTAGTCGAGAGCTCAAACTGGACAAACTGGACTTGAAGATTGCGCCCAACCCGGTGCGCGACCAGGCCCAAATATCCTTTACCTTACCCGAAGCCGAGGCCATCTGGATCGATGTTTTTGATGCACAAGGGCGCTGGATGCGCAGTTTGGCGGCCAATCAGCAAAGCGCGGCAGGACTCAATCAGCAGGAATTAAAGCTAGTCGATTTGGCCAGCGGAAATTATTTTTTGCGCCTGCGCACACAAAAAGGCTATGGTTCTGCTGCTTTAATCAAGTTGTAATCATTATTTTGGCCGTTCAACCATCTGCAAAATGACGATCAATCACACCAGCGTTGAGCTGCCAGATTTTGGCATGCCTTCCGCCGAACCCATCTTGAGCCAAGCCATTTATGAACAACGTATCGCAAAACTGCGGCAAAAGATGCAAGCGTTGGAATTGGATTTTGTGATCGTGTACGGCGACCGTGAGCACAACGCCAACACGACCTACCTCTGTGGGTACGATCCCCGCTTTGAAGAAAGTCTGCTGATTGTAGGCAAAACCGGGCTTCCCCATCTATTGCTGGGCAATGAAGGTTGGGGCTACGCCGAACTGGCTCCTTTGCCCATGCAGCGAGTATTGTTTCAGTCCCTGAGTTTAATGGGACAGGATCGTTTGTCGGGTGTTTCCCTGAACGACGCTTTGGCTGCCGCAGGAATAAATTCCGAGAGCAACATTGGCGTAGCTGGTTGGAAGTATTTCACCACAGCAGAGTTTTCCGAGCCGGAATATGTCTTCGAAACGCCCTCATACCTGATCGACGCCTTGCGCAAGCTCAGCGGGAACCCTCAACAGGTGCGCAATGTGAATGCCATTTTTATGAACCCCGACGATGGCTTGCGCATTTTGAATGAAGCCGAACAATTGGCGATGTTTGAATTTGCTGCTTGTTATACTTCTTCGGGCTTAAAAAGTGTATTGTTCAATATGCGTCCTGGCTTGACCGAAATGGAGGCCACCACGCTAATGGAACTCAACGGGTTTCCGTTAGGTGCACATACGATGCTAAGCAACGGACCCCGGGCAGCTTATGGCTTGCCAAGTCCCTCCATGAATACCTTAAAAGTGGGCGAACCTTTCACCATGTGTATGTGCTTATGGGGTGGCTTGAATGCCCGCGCCGGGTGGTTGGTACACGATGAAAGTGAATTGCCCGAAGGGGTGAAAGATTACCTACAAAAACTGGCCATCCCTTATTTCCGTGCCATTGTCAAATGGTACGAACACATCGGCATCGGGGTGCCTGCGGGAGAATTGTACGACCTCATTCACGGCGAAATTGGCGATCCATTTTTTGGGGTCAAGCTCAATCCAGGGCACTTTATCCACCTTGACGAGTGGGTACATTCCCCCGTATACAAAGGCTCGGAACTGAAATTCAAATCGGGCATGGCCATGCAGGTAGATGTGATTCCCGGTACGGGCACGGCCTACCATACCAGCAACATCGAAGATGGTATTGCACTGGCGGATGAAAGCCTTCGGGAAGAAATTGCCCAAAAATTCCCGGAAATGTGGCAGCGCATTCAAGCGCGACGGAAGTTTATGGCGGAGGTGATTGGGATAAAATTGAAACCGGAAGTTTTGCCGTTTAGCAATATTCCGGCGTATTTGCCACCGTATCTGTTGAGTCCGGAAAAAGTTCTCAAAGTAGAACGGTAGCCCAAATGCAGAAGAGACGGTTGCTACACTCCGCAGCAACCGTCTCTTCAACTTTTAAACGCTTCAACATTTCAACTTATCCCTACCGATTCCCCGCCGACATAAAAATCCGTCTCCAGTTGATCCCCTTCGCCAGACTTCCTTCCTTCAGCGAGAACCAAATCAGCAGTGGCTTACCCACCACGTGATCTTCCGGAACAAAGCCCCAATAGCGTGAATCCTCGGAATTGTGACGGTTGTCCCCCATCATCCAGTAATAGTTCTGCTTGAAGGTGTAACGGGTGGTTTCTTTGCCATTGACATAAAACTTGCCATTGCGTTCTTCAAACTGATTACCTTCGTACTTGCCGATTACCCGGCGATACATGGCGATACTTTCTGGCTTGAGGTTGATGGTGACTCCTTTTTTGGGAATGTAGATCGGGCCATAGTTGTCCAGATCCCAGGTGCCAAAATGAGCGGTGTCGTAAGGGAAAAGCCGATTTTGGGTGCGACTCATATCAATGGGTTCAATCACGATGTTTTTGTCCATCGCTTTGAGCTTGCTTTTTTGTTCATTGTTGAGGATCAGCATCATACTGGCGCTTCCCCCACCAACTCCCTGTAGTTGATCTTCTTCTGAAATGCCCCAGTCACTGAAATCCTGGGAATTGATACCTGCGCCGGACGGGTTGTACACCTGGTACATGTATTGCAGGAATCTGGGGTTGGCTCCAGCTTTGCCGTTGATGAATACCTGGCGATTGCGAATTTGCAAAGAGTCTCCGGGTAAACCGATGCACCTTTTGATGTAGTGGTCCATTTTGTCCATGGGGCGCGTCACCATGGGTACTTGTCCGGTACCAATCATCGTGCTGAAAGGAGGCGGTATGCTCCCCCTGCGGGAGTCATAAATGCTCCAGGTTCTTTTGGGAAAAATGAATACACTATCGCCCTCGGGGTAGTTAAAAACAACGGGGTCATTGTGATCAATGCCTTCAAAAGCCCGGAGGCGTTTGTATTTAAGCTTGGGTTTTTCCAGGTATGACTCGGTATTGAGCATGGGAATGCGGTTGTGTAAAAGGGGCACCATGGCCACCGTTTGTGGCATCCGCAGCCCGTAGCTGGGTTTGCTGACGAACAAGAAGTCGCCCACCAACATCGAACCCTCCATCGAAGAAGTCGGGATCACATAGGCTTCAATCAAAAACATCCGAATGAAAGCCGCTGCAAATACGGCAAAAATGATGGCTTCGGCCCATTCGCGAATGCCCGATTTTTTGTAAGGATTTTCGGCCAATAACTTTTTGTGCTGCCGTTCCTGGTTGCGGGTATCGTGCAACTTTTGGCGGTATTCACGTTCCTTGGGCAGGATCGGCCCCTCATATTTGTCTTGTTTATTGGTACCCAAGTACAAGAAATAAAAAGGGGCAAACAACACCGCCAGAGCACTGTGGTAAAATTTCAGTTTACCAAAAGAACGCGCCATATCAACTGCTAAACCTGCATAGATGAAGATGTTGACAATTGGTAACAACAGAAAAATGGCGTGCGTGGGCTTGCGACCAACCAACTTACCCCATACCAGGAAATTGTAGCCTGGTACCAATCCTTTCCATCCCGCTTCACCGCATTTTTGGAAAATAAAGTACAAACTTACACTCAGCAGTACGTAACTCAATACAAAAAACCAGATCATGCTGTACAGGTTTGTGTGAATGATATTCAGTAGCCCTTCTAGGAGCGCCCAAATATAAAGCTTTCGAGGTTAGTTGCGAAACCTTATTGAAAATTACAGGTTTAAAAGGTTTTTAAGCCGATTGCAACTCAATTACGGTTACTTCTGGCAAGATGCCAACCCGCCCCGGATACCCCAAAAAGCCCAAACCCCGATTGACGTACAAAAACTGCTCGCCTTGTTGGTACAAGCCGGCCCATTGTTTGTACATGAATTGGGCAGGACTCCATTTGATCCATCCGGGAATCTCGATGCCAAACTGGAATCCGTGGGTATGTCCCGAAAAAGTGAGGTTGATGTCTTTGAACTCAGGCACAATTTGTAAGTCCCAGTGCGAAGGATCATGTGAAAGCAATAGTTTGACGTTGGCCCCATCCGAGCCACTGTGCGCATCAGCCAAACGGCCCATTTTGGGGAACTGCGGGAGCGCGGAGTAGTTCTCCACGCCGATAACGGCTACTTTTTCATTGTTGATGTCCAACATGCGGTGCTCATTCATCAGCAAATTCCAGCCCAGTTTTTTGTGGATGCCTTTTAGTTTTTCTAGGTTGGCGTCTTTGGCTTCAGCATTTTCCCAGCGATGGTAGTCGCCATAGTCGTGATTGCCCAAAACCGAATACACCCCGTATTTGGCATCAATTTTATCAAAAATATCCATAAAGTCGGTCATTTCATCCGAATGATCATTGACCAGATCACCAGTAAAAAAAACCAGGTCGGGCTTTTGGGCATTGATCAGCTCAATGGCATTTTTGACCGGATCTTTGAAAGTGAAACTGCCGGAATGGATGTCAGAAATTTGTACAATTTTTAAACCCACCAAATTGGGTGACAAACCTTTGATGCCTACCGATTCCTTAAATAGCTGATAGCGGTAAGGATTGCGAATGATGCCGTAAGACAGGGAAAAGAAAGGGATGGCGCCAAAGAAAATGCCCATTTTGCTCAAAAAACGGGAACGGCTAATGTCAAACTCCGCCGGGCCTCCATTCACTCTTTGACCAACCCACAAGGTCAAACGGCGCAGGTCGTCGATCAACAGTAAGGGAAGGATCAGGAATTTGGAAATGTAAATGATGAACACAAAGGTGCGCGTGTACGTTTCCATGTTTTTGCTCCAGCCATCAGCCAAGCCCCAAAAATGGGCAAAAAGATAGAACAGGCTAAAGGCAGTAAGTGCCCAAAAAAAGCCATACACGATGTTTCTTGTCATCAGCGACCAGTTTTGTGCAAGGTGCCTAACCGCTTGAAAACTATAGATGTCAATGGCCAACAAGAAGAGGATGAAGATAGTGAATCGCATTTTCGTCAAATTGATAAACAATGGTTTAACACTAGAATAGAACAAAGGGATTAATTTAAAACGTAAATTTGCGCTTTCTTAGACCATAAATCAATTATGCTGGACAAAATACCCAATCTTAAGCATCTGCGGAGTGGTAATTTTTTTCTTATCGCTGGCCCTTGCGCCATTGAAGGAGAAGATATTGCCTATGAAATCGCCGAAAAAGTGCACAACATCTGTGCCCGCCTGGAAATTCCTTATATCTTTAAAGGTTCCTACCGCAAAGCAAATCGCTCGCGACTTGATTCTTTCACGGGCATTGGCGATGAGCGGGCACTGGAAGTACTCCAGAAAATAGGTGAACATTACGGGATTCCGGTGACTACCGATATCCATACCGATGAAGAAGCGGCTTATGCGGCAAAATATGTCGATGTGTTGCAAATTCCGGCTTTTTTGTGCCGCCAAACCAGCCTTCTAGTGGCTGCTGCCGATACAGGCAAAGTAGTCAATGTAAAAAAAGGCCAGTTCATGAGCCCTGAAGCCATGAAGTACGCCGTGGACAAAATCCGGCAGTCGGGCAATGATAAAATCTTCCTGACCGAACGGGGGGTGACCTTTGGTTATCAGGACTTGGTGATTGATTACCGCGGCTTGCCCGTGATGCAATCTTTCGGGGTACCCGTCGTTTTGGATTGTACCCATTCGTTACAGCAGCCCAACCAGGCCAGCGGAGTGACTGGAGGCAGACCAGCCCTGATTGAAACGGTGGCCAAAGCGGCCATTGCAGTTGGGGTAGATGGCCTTTTTATTGAAACTCATCCTCGGCCAGCTGAGGCCAAATCCGATGGCGCCAATATGCTACCGCTGGAACGTTTGGAACCGATGTTGGAAAAACTGGTGAAAATTCGCGAAGCGATAAAATAACATATGCTTTATGCTGAAAAAGCTTTTTCTAGCCTGTTCTATTCTGGTACTCCCCTTGTTGATCCATGCGCAGATCAAGCGGACCGTGCATGAAGTGATCCCGGTATCGGATACCATCCAGACCATTACCTGTGAATTTTATGATTCCCTAAAAGTACAATGTTGGCCAAGCAATTCAATCATGCTGGAGATTACCATTGTCCACAAAAATTACAGTACCGATAGCATTCTGAAGGGCTTGATCGAGCAAGGGCGCTATCGCCTGGATCCGGTGAAATCGGAGGATCGACTGCACATCAAATTCGACTTGCGCAACCGAGGCATATTGAATACCCTGACCAGTGGGGAAATTCCCGAAGAAGTCAGTGTGAACATTTTTATTCCCGAAGATTTTGAAGAGGGCGCAAAAGGAGAGTGGAAACGCAAAAAAAAATCGTAGGGGCGACCCTACGTGGTCGCCCCAGGATCGCCACGTAGGGCGGCCACGCAGGGCGACCCTACGTGGCCGCCCCAACCACCACAGCAATGATTCAAGAGATAGAGTTAAAAATTTTACCAGCCGATGCCCGCAATGAACAACTGATTCGCAGCAAGGCGGCTGGAAAATTGAAACTGCAAGATGATCAAATTCAGGAAGTAAGGATACTGCGTCGCTCCATCGATGCCCGAGGTAGTCAACCCATTTTTTTGCTAAAAGTTGCGGTGTACATCGGGGAAAGTTACCATGGAGAACCCGCAATTTTGCCCCAACTCAAATCCGTAGCCGATCGGCCTGCCGTTATTATTGTGGGTGCCGGGCCAGCAGGGTATTTTGCTGCGCTGGAGCTGATTGAACAGGGGCTGAAACCCATCGTACTGGATCGGGGCAAAGACGTACGCACCCGGCGCAGAGACTTGCGGGCCATTCAACAGTTTGGCCAGGTCGATCCGCACTCCAATTACTGTTTTGGAGAAGGAGGGGCAGGCACCTACTCCGATGGAAAATTGTATACCCGTTCGCACAAGCGTGGAACCATCGATAAAGCCATGCAATTGTTGGTAGAACACGGGGCTTCTGCTGAAATTTTGATCGATGCGCACCCGCACATCGGCTCCAATAAATTGCCTAATCTGGTGGCCAACATCCGTGCTACCATCCTTCATTACGGCGGCGAAGTCCATTTTGATCATTATGTGACCGACTTTATCCTCCACCATCAGCGCATGATCGGAGTGGTGGTCAACGACACCCTGGAATACCGGGGAGAAGCGGTGGTTCTGGCAACTGGCCACTCTGCACGCGACATTTATTACCTCTTGCAACGGCACAATATTACCCTGGAGGCAAAACCATTTGCACTGGGCGTACGCATTGAACATTCGCAGCAACTCATCGACCGCATTCAGTACAATGTTGCAGCGCGTGATGAACATTTGCCTGCCGCCAGCTACAAATTGGTGACCCAGGTAGCGGGACGGGGCGTTTTTTCCTTTTGTATGTGCCCAGGCGGACTGGTGGTTCCGGCTGCTACCGCGCCGGGCGAAATTGTGGTCAATGGCATGTCCATGTCGCGGCGCGATTCTCCGTATGCGAACTCTGGTACGGTAGTGGCGGTTGAACTGGAAGATTTGGCTCCTTTTCAGGCACACGGCGTATTTGCCGGGCTGGAGTTTCAGCGCGCGGTAGAGCAAGCCATGTTTAACTTTGGCGATGGCAGCCAAAAAGCCCCAACCCAGCGTTTGACCGACTTTGTGAAGGGAAAAATATCCAGCAGCTTGCCGGGGTCTTCGTATATCCCGGGCTTGATTTCTGCGCCGCTGCACGAGTTACTACCCCCTTCGATTTACGAACGACTGAAATTGGGGGTATCCGATTTTGGCCGCAAAATGAAAGGATATTACACCGAAGAAGCCAACGTCATTGGCACCGAAAGCCGTACCAGTTCGCCGATTCGGATTCCTCGCAATGCCCAAACCCTGATGCACGAGGGGGTAGAAGGGCTTTTTCCGAGTGGAGAAGGAGCTGGTTATGCCGGAGGGATTATTTCGGCGGCGATGGATGGGCAGAATGTGGCGAAAGCGGTGACGGCTTACATTATACCCCACGCGGGATGACCAGGTGATTTTTGTCTCTTTCTTTTTTCGCCCTGCCTCGTTGCAAATGCTCGCCGTAGCTTTGGCTACGTCTGCGCTTTGCGCCTTGCAGGTCAAAAAAGAAATTCGCCAAAATTTCACCTGCCCTCCCCGCGTGGGGTATAGCTTGAAGACAAAGCCTTAGTTGTCCTTTATTTAGACTTGATCTTTTAAAGATTTTCCTGAATATTGCGGCGATAACCCCAGAAGGGAAGTATCTTGCATATCCTAACCTTTAGACTTGTTGTAACGGGAGACTGCTTGGCTCAAAAATGGTCTTTTTTCCCTGCTTTTCGTTTATTTTATCGTCCGTAGCGCTGCTACGCACTCAAAAATAAGCCTCAATCAGGAAAAAAATCCCTTATTTTTGATCTCAAGCGCTCCCGTTGCAACAAGTCTATTACCAAATTATCGACATGAAAGCCATTATGGACCTGATCGGTCGAATCTGTATATCGCTGATTTTTTTTTACGAAGCCTACGACTCCATTGTGTACGCCAAGGCTACCAAAGCCTTGATGACTGAATACGGAGTAGTTTGGCGGCAAGATTTACTCTTTTACGGGGCAATAGTGGCTTTGGTACTCGGGAGTATTTTGGTGCTGATTGGGTACCGAGCTGGCTTAGGGGCATTTCTGCTTTTAGCGTATTGGATCCCCGTTACGTTGATTGTACACTCGTTTTGGAATGATGCGCCCGAATTGCGCAGGATGGAGTCCATCCACTTTATGAAAAACATTGCCATCGTTGGCGGCTTACTTTCGGTACTGGTCAATGGCAGCGGAAAAATCAGCATTCGCCGGCTATTTGCTACTTTTAGGGTGCGAAATGCGTAAGCTATAG includes these proteins:
- a CDS encoding MBL fold metallo-hydrolase; protein product: MKLTSDTSPSLLILGTIQDAGSPHAGCTKDCCKTLFKHPDPARMVVALGLIDPENRLNWLFEATPDLPRQMKILKEHSPFRSEETPNGIFLTHAHIGHYSGLMYLGRESMNAKATPVYAMPRMREFLETNGPWSQLLSLKNIALHPLQDQESVQLSSQLSVTPLKVPHRDEFSETVGFRIQGPNKSAIFIPDIDKWERWSTDIVAEIKKVDYAFLDATFYDNAELNYRNMAEIPHPFVVESMERFKALPLEEKKKIYFIHLNHTNPLLNSKSPQLKALRKNGFQVAEFQQIFHL
- a CDS encoding sialate O-acetylesterase, which produces MVSQFNRILFLLCILGLTQTTWANVSLPAFFSDNMVLQQNSELNIWGWGKPGENIVVSTSWNAQYNTKASNQGTWSVLVTTPTGSMTPYDISIKGYNEVLLKNVLIGEVWLCSGQSNMEWSANSKINNAEEEIKQASFPTIRFFSVEHRTALTQQIDLEGQWVECSPATMQNFSAIGYFFGRKLQQELKIPIGVINSSWGGTPAETWMPAEVFEHNEVISTAAKKLESVPWGPVEIARIYNAMIEPLSKFRIAGVLWYQGESNVGTAYAYKATMTALIKSWRKKWGVDFPFYYCQIAPYRYGKFMEGAELRDAQRKTLDVPQTGMVVTSDIGDTSDIHPRNKLDVGLRLANLALGQHYKIDDRVVSGPLYKDSQVQGRHILVYFDHAEGLNCKGDQLTHFEIAGEDGVYHPAEAKIKKDNSVEVQSDQVKRPVSVRFAWSNTATPNLFNGAGLPASCFHSN
- a CDS encoding T9SS type A sorting domain-containing protein, coding for MKKKLPVLFLLLFGALHLIEAHNPVWTKDIAPILFKHCTSCHNQSGLAPFPLISYDDAYFNRYSILSSIKNGKMPPWPPDPNYSHFVFERRLSADEIHLIEEWVGGAASYGNPIDAPTPPVFSNAPAIATPQLSLEIPEYTISSNKDVYRCFPIASGVNVDKFITAFECVPGNASVVHHVLVYADTAKTVLTLDARDPGPGYTSFGGVGSNSAVQIGAWVPGSRPTFYPKGMGQLLAKNATVILQVHYAPGSIGKKDRTRFLAKLESGPMRRLETLPLLNHLFSLTNGPLVLPANQIKTIKSQFRVPIQGTVIAVAPHMHLLGKSIKVWGITPKKDTLKVIRINNWDFHWQGSYLFPKAMVIPLGTTVYGEAVYDNTENNFDNPNTPPKEVRVGEATTDEMMLVYFTFAAYQLGDENLVLAPSEVTASRELKLDKLDLKIAPNPVRDQAQISFTLPEAEAIWIDVFDAQGRWMRSLAANQQSAAGLNQQELKLVDLASGNYFLRLRTQKGYGSAALIKL
- a CDS encoding aminopeptidase P family N-terminal domain-containing protein encodes the protein MTINHTSVELPDFGMPSAEPILSQAIYEQRIAKLRQKMQALELDFVIVYGDREHNANTTYLCGYDPRFEESLLIVGKTGLPHLLLGNEGWGYAELAPLPMQRVLFQSLSLMGQDRLSGVSLNDALAAAGINSESNIGVAGWKYFTTAEFSEPEYVFETPSYLIDALRKLSGNPQQVRNVNAIFMNPDDGLRILNEAEQLAMFEFAACYTSSGLKSVLFNMRPGLTEMEATTLMELNGFPLGAHTMLSNGPRAAYGLPSPSMNTLKVGEPFTMCMCLWGGLNARAGWLVHDESELPEGVKDYLQKLAIPYFRAIVKWYEHIGIGVPAGELYDLIHGEIGDPFFGVKLNPGHFIHLDEWVHSPVYKGSELKFKSGMAMQVDVIPGTGTAYHTSNIEDGIALADESLREEIAQKFPEMWQRIQARRKFMAEVIGIKLKPEVLPFSNIPAYLPPYLLSPEKVLKVER
- the lepB gene encoding signal peptidase I, which translates into the protein MIWFFVLSYVLLSVSLYFIFQKCGEAGWKGLVPGYNFLVWGKLVGRKPTHAIFLLLPIVNIFIYAGLAVDMARSFGKLKFYHSALAVLFAPFYFLYLGTNKQDKYEGPILPKEREYRQKLHDTRNQERQHKKLLAENPYKKSGIREWAEAIIFAVFAAAFIRMFLIEAYVIPTSSMEGSMLVGDFLFVSKPSYGLRMPQTVAMVPLLHNRIPMLNTESYLEKPKLKYKRLRAFEGIDHNDPVVFNYPEGDSVFIFPKRTWSIYDSRRGSIPPPFSTMIGTGQVPMVTRPMDKMDHYIKRCIGLPGDSLQIRNRQVFINGKAGANPRFLQYMYQVYNPSGAGINSQDFSDWGISEEDQLQGVGGGSASMMLILNNEQKSKLKAMDKNIVIEPIDMSRTQNRLFPYDTAHFGTWDLDNYGPIYIPKKGVTINLKPESIAMYRRVIGKYEGNQFEERNGKFYVNGKETTRYTFKQNYYWMMGDNRHNSEDSRYWGFVPEDHVVGKPLLIWFSLKEGSLAKGINWRRIFMSAGNR
- a CDS encoding metallophosphoesterase → MRFTIFILFLLAIDIYSFQAVRHLAQNWSLMTRNIVYGFFWALTAFSLFYLFAHFWGLADGWSKNMETYTRTFVFIIYISKFLILPLLLIDDLRRLTLWVGQRVNGGPAEFDISRSRFLSKMGIFFGAIPFFSLSYGIIRNPYRYQLFKESVGIKGLSPNLVGLKIVQISDIHSGSFTFKDPVKNAIELINAQKPDLVFFTGDLVNDHSDEMTDFMDIFDKIDAKYGVYSVLGNHDYGDYHRWENAEAKDANLEKLKGIHKKLGWNLLMNEHRMLDINNEKVAVIGVENYSALPQFPKMGRLADAHSGSDGANVKLLLSHDPSHWDLQIVPEFKDINLTFSGHTHGFQFGIEIPGWIKWSPAQFMYKQWAGLYQQGEQFLYVNRGLGFLGYPGRVGILPEVTVIELQSA
- the kdsA gene encoding 3-deoxy-8-phosphooctulonate synthase, coding for MLDKIPNLKHLRSGNFFLIAGPCAIEGEDIAYEIAEKVHNICARLEIPYIFKGSYRKANRSRLDSFTGIGDERALEVLQKIGEHYGIPVTTDIHTDEEAAYAAKYVDVLQIPAFLCRQTSLLVAAADTGKVVNVKKGQFMSPEAMKYAVDKIRQSGNDKIFLTERGVTFGYQDLVIDYRGLPVMQSFGVPVVLDCTHSLQQPNQASGVTGGRPALIETVAKAAIAVGVDGLFIETHPRPAEAKSDGANMLPLERLEPMLEKLVKIREAIK